In Cydia fagiglandana chromosome 9, ilCydFagi1.1, whole genome shotgun sequence, a single window of DNA contains:
- the LOC134667189 gene encoding uncharacterized protein LOC134667189, with amino-acid sequence MSHAHITHLNLQPFDGTKWECFEQQLECYIALNDVPQEKKVPLLLTKITPQVFEILTSLCNTKKPASLSYVELTTILKNKYVPKKSIVLERATFRSRNQLPNEKIEDYVTELRKLASKCQFKDSEDQLKEKFIDGVHSKLIKFELLKADTSQTLEDYITLARTVEAALKETGQKAEVEANVYYQQTNRNKSFQGRPTRGKPSMNKATRCFCCGGHNHLRSECTLRQKYCSECGQQGHIFKVCPKKKSFKINCIEKEETEDISENQKMDEYQMYYVNKPELQ; translated from the exons ATGTCACACGCACACATAACCCATTTAAATCTTCAACCATTTGATGGCACTAAATGGGAATGTTTTGAACAACAATTAGAATGCTATATTGCATTGAATGACGTGCCACAGGAGAAAAAAGTGCCCCTGTTGTTAACAAAAATAACACCTCAGGTTTTCGAAATTTTGACGTCTCTGTGTAACACAAAAAAACCTGCAAGTCTCTCTTATGTTGAGCTTACTACAATTTTGAAAAACAAATACGTACCAAAAAAGTCTATTGTTTTGGAACGTGCGACGTTCCGAAGTCGGAATCAGCTTCCAAATGAAAAAATAGAGGATTATGTTACAGAACTTCGGAAGTTAGCTAGCAAATGTCAATTCAAGGACTCCGAGGATCAATTAAAAGAAAAGTTCATCGACGGTGTGCATTCCAAACTCATTAAATTTGAATTACTAAAAGCGGATACAAGTCAGACATTAGAAGATTACATTACTTTGGCTAGAACGGTAGAAGCGGCATTAAAAGAAACAGGGCAGAAGGCAGAAGTGGAAGCTAATGTTTACTATCAGCAAACTAACAGAAACAAATCATTTCAAGGTAGACCAACAAGAGGGAAGCCAAGCATGAATAAAGCTACTAGGTGTTTCTGCTGCGGTGGTCACAATCATCTGCGTTCAGAGTGTACGCTGCGCCAAAAATATTGTTCGGAATGTGGTCAACAAGGACACATTTTTAAGGTCTGTCCCAAGAAGAAGAGTTTCAAAATTAACTGTATAGAAAAAGAGGAAACCGAGGATATCTCAGAAAACCAAAAAATGGATGAGTACCAAATGTACTATGTAAAT AAGCCAGAGCTGCAATAA